A genomic segment from Halorubrum depositum encodes:
- the mtnP gene encoding S-methyl-5'-thioadenosine phosphorylase, with protein MSTIGFIGGSGIYEALPLNDVREVEYDTPYGEPSDAITIGEFADTGKEVAFLPRHGSDHGVSPTDLPYRANMYALKKAGVTHVFASNAVGSLKEELAPGTLVVPDQIYDRTKRRDLSFYGDGVVVHQPFADPYSPELVDHLTEAAESAAPADTGVVKGGTYVCIEGPQYSTRAESEFYKSQGWDLVGMTAIPEAKLAREAEIAYATIAGVTDYDVWKADSEVTLEEVLENAEQNQTAIKAAVEEAVRTLPDDLECDAHTSLKGTVNTPTEAIPEDTRERVEPLLGDYL; from the coding sequence ATGAGCACCATCGGCTTCATCGGCGGCAGCGGCATCTACGAGGCGCTCCCGCTGAACGACGTGCGCGAGGTGGAGTACGACACCCCTTACGGCGAGCCGAGCGACGCGATCACGATCGGGGAGTTCGCCGACACCGGGAAGGAGGTCGCCTTCCTCCCGCGGCACGGCTCCGACCACGGCGTCTCGCCCACCGACCTCCCGTATCGCGCGAACATGTACGCGCTGAAAAAGGCCGGCGTCACCCACGTCTTCGCGTCGAACGCGGTGGGGAGCCTGAAAGAGGAGTTAGCGCCCGGCACGCTCGTCGTCCCCGACCAGATCTACGACCGGACCAAGCGCCGCGACCTCTCCTTCTACGGCGACGGCGTCGTCGTCCACCAGCCGTTCGCGGACCCGTACAGCCCGGAACTCGTCGATCACCTCACCGAGGCCGCCGAATCGGCCGCGCCCGCCGACACCGGCGTCGTGAAGGGCGGCACGTACGTCTGCATCGAGGGCCCCCAGTACTCGACGCGCGCGGAGTCGGAGTTCTACAAGAGCCAAGGGTGGGACCTCGTCGGCATGACCGCGATCCCGGAGGCGAAGCTCGCCCGCGAGGCCGAGATCGCCTACGCGACGATCGCCGGCGTCACCGACTACGACGTCTGGAAGGCGGACAGCGAGGTGACGCTCGAAGAGGTGCTGGAGAACGCCGAGCAGAATCAGACGGCGATCAAGGCCGCCGTCGAGGAGGCGGTCCGAACTCTCCCGGACGACCTGGAGTGCGACGCGCACACCTCCCTCAAAGGCACCGTCAACACCCCAACCGAGGCGATCCCGGAGGATACCCGAGAGCGCGTCGAGCCGCTGCTGGGCGACTACTTATAA
- a CDS encoding DUF7518 family protein translates to MSNRVEDLERQVAELQAAVNGLTEELVEMKERVRQVEDAQEVSVQADAADEEAREAADAAAESSGGERRTHSDDHVEVVERTGSEGAETNANADAEAESDDDMVVPEQEATTPDAEAGGSDAESDDEESDSDIIVA, encoded by the coding sequence ATGAGTAACCGCGTCGAGGACCTCGAACGACAGGTCGCGGAGCTGCAGGCGGCGGTCAACGGGCTCACGGAGGAGCTGGTCGAAATGAAAGAGCGCGTCCGACAGGTCGAGGACGCCCAGGAGGTGTCCGTGCAAGCGGACGCCGCGGACGAGGAAGCGCGAGAGGCCGCCGACGCCGCGGCGGAGTCGTCCGGCGGCGAGCGGCGGACGCACTCCGACGACCACGTCGAGGTCGTCGAGCGGACCGGCAGCGAGGGCGCGGAGACGAACGCGAACGCGGACGCCGAAGCCGAGAGCGACGACGACATGGTCGTCCCCGAGCAGGAGGCGACGACGCCGGACGCGGAGGCCGGCGGGTCGGACGCGGAGAGCGACGACGAGGAGTCGGACAGCGACATCATCGTCGCGTAA
- a CDS encoding SRPBCC family protein, translating into MTTFEYEIEIAAPVERVFAFDSAPENWPRTMAGLRDFEVLSETETGAEMRATYKLLGIATEMEMELTVVEPNAEIAVAIDSDGMRGETRNRYVAGGDGTRILHRTEYEMGDSLRDRLLEPVARRYNERQLRTHLENTRDLIEAEIEAETATPA; encoded by the coding sequence ATGACGACATTCGAGTACGAGATCGAGATCGCAGCGCCCGTCGAACGCGTCTTCGCGTTCGACAGCGCCCCCGAGAACTGGCCGCGAACGATGGCCGGTCTGCGCGATTTCGAGGTGCTGAGCGAGACCGAGACCGGGGCCGAGATGCGCGCGACGTACAAGCTGCTCGGGATCGCGACCGAGATGGAGATGGAGCTGACCGTCGTCGAACCGAACGCGGAGATCGCGGTCGCGATCGACAGCGACGGGATGCGCGGCGAAACGCGCAACCGCTACGTCGCGGGCGGCGACGGGACCCGGATCCTCCATCGGACCGAGTACGAGATGGGCGACTCGCTGCGCGACCGCCTCCTCGAACCGGTCGCGAGGCGGTACAACGAGCGCCAGCTCAGGACCCATCTGGAGAACACGAGGGACCTCATCGAGGCCGAGATCGAAGCGGAGACGGCGACGCCGGCCTGA
- the smc gene encoding chromosome segregation protein SMC: protein MHITEVVLDGFKSFGRTTRIPFYDDFTVVTGPNGSGKSNIIDGVLFALGLARTRGIRAKKLTDLIYNPGHDDGEGSGGPNEASVTVVLSNEDGTLDRSQVVSAAGTENVGDVSEITIKRRVKETEDNYYSYYYLNGRSVNLSDVQDLLAAAGVTPEGYNVVMQGDVTEIINMTPYQRRGIIDEIAGVAEFDEKKEAAYEELDTVEDRIGEADLRIGEKRDRLDRLSDERETALQYQEYRDELEEYRGFLKASELEEKREALDGVEDDIDEAEAELAELREELDARQGKLTRLEEDLADLNHEIETKGEDEQIRIRSEIEEVKGEISRLEDKIEAAEERAAEAETERRDAFVQIDRKEETIEELESEIREVKVEKASVKSEIATKRSELADVEAEIEGADTEFDELKAELAEKKEAIESLRETRNEKQREKDRLLDEARRRSNAVSEARTELEEARESLPEHKARISELHSELDKAEKNEETIEEAVADLFSEKAEKSEDLEAVEEELREKQNEYAKLEAAADQRGDTSWPRAVTEVKNGGIDGVHGAVGELGSVEAEYAEACETAAGGRLANVVVDDDGVGSTCIDYLKRRNAGRATFLPITEMDDRSLPRKPSLPGVVDFARNLVDYDAAYASVFSYVLGSTLVVEDMDTARELMGDYRMVTLDGDLVEKSGAMTGGSGGGSRYAFTKSGGGKLERLATEISELEDERQSLQAEIDDLEGDIDDARDRKADAAERVRSLEADVERAEDDLSDAEERIDELETELEELEAERESVDEEMSDLDAELDELDSEIAELEGEIEEIEAELADSKIPELSERADEIRAEIADLEDRMSSLDGRRNELELEKGYAEDAVDELHDAVEETQNRKAEAEEAVAEHEAAIEEREADLAEKKEAIADLEEELTELKADREDLREEIKAATRERDEQRSLVAEAESDLEDLTDRRDRLEWEIDELESQVGEYDADEIPDLDEVESRIEELEAEMEALEPVNMLAIDEYDEVQEALDQLQERRDVLVEERDAIEERIEGYEAAKKETFMATFESINDHFEEIFARLSAGSGELLLENPADPFEEGLTMKAQPADKPVQRLDAMSGGEKSLTALSFIFAIQRHNPAPFYALDEIDAFLDAVNAERVGEMIEELAEDAQFVVVGHRSALLERSDRAIGVTMQGDNLSAVTGMQFGGGDGDSDDEVTADD from the coding sequence ATGCACATCACTGAAGTCGTTCTGGACGGGTTCAAGAGCTTCGGGCGGACGACGAGGATCCCCTTTTACGACGACTTCACGGTCGTCACGGGACCGAACGGCTCCGGCAAGTCGAACATCATCGACGGGGTCCTCTTCGCGCTCGGGCTGGCTCGCACCCGCGGGATCAGAGCGAAGAAGCTCACCGACCTGATCTACAACCCCGGCCACGACGACGGCGAGGGCTCCGGCGGCCCGAACGAGGCCTCGGTGACGGTGGTGCTCTCGAACGAGGACGGGACGCTCGACCGGTCGCAGGTCGTCTCCGCGGCCGGCACTGAGAACGTCGGCGACGTCTCCGAGATCACGATCAAGCGCCGCGTGAAGGAGACCGAGGACAACTACTACTCGTACTACTACCTCAACGGGCGCTCGGTGAACCTCTCGGACGTGCAGGACCTGCTCGCGGCCGCCGGCGTGACGCCGGAGGGGTACAACGTCGTGATGCAGGGCGACGTCACCGAGATCATCAACATGACCCCGTACCAGCGGCGGGGGATCATCGACGAGATCGCCGGCGTCGCCGAGTTCGACGAGAAGAAGGAGGCCGCCTACGAGGAGCTCGACACTGTCGAAGACCGGATCGGCGAGGCCGACCTCCGGATCGGCGAGAAGCGGGACCGGCTCGACCGGCTGTCCGACGAGCGCGAGACCGCCCTCCAGTATCAGGAGTACCGCGACGAACTGGAGGAGTACCGCGGCTTCCTCAAGGCCTCCGAACTGGAGGAGAAGCGCGAGGCGCTCGACGGCGTCGAGGACGACATCGACGAGGCGGAGGCCGAGCTCGCGGAGCTCCGCGAGGAGCTCGACGCGAGACAGGGGAAGCTCACCCGTTTAGAGGAGGATCTGGCCGACCTCAACCACGAGATCGAGACGAAAGGCGAGGACGAGCAGATCCGGATCCGGTCGGAGATCGAGGAGGTGAAAGGCGAGATCTCGCGGCTGGAAGACAAGATCGAGGCGGCCGAGGAGCGCGCCGCGGAGGCGGAGACGGAACGCCGCGACGCCTTCGTCCAGATCGACCGGAAGGAGGAGACGATCGAGGAGCTCGAATCGGAGATCCGCGAGGTGAAAGTCGAGAAGGCGTCCGTCAAGTCCGAGATCGCGACGAAGCGGTCGGAGCTGGCGGACGTCGAGGCCGAGATCGAGGGCGCCGACACCGAGTTCGACGAGCTGAAAGCCGAGCTCGCCGAGAAGAAGGAGGCGATCGAGTCGCTGCGCGAGACGAGAAACGAGAAGCAGCGCGAGAAGGACCGCCTGCTCGACGAGGCGCGCCGGCGATCGAACGCGGTGAGCGAGGCCCGGACCGAGCTGGAGGAGGCCCGCGAGTCGCTGCCGGAGCACAAGGCGCGGATCTCGGAGCTCCACAGCGAGCTCGACAAGGCCGAGAAGAACGAGGAGACGATCGAGGAGGCGGTCGCCGACCTCTTCTCGGAGAAGGCGGAGAAGAGCGAGGACCTGGAGGCGGTCGAGGAGGAGCTCCGCGAGAAGCAGAACGAGTACGCCAAGCTGGAGGCGGCCGCCGACCAGCGCGGCGACACCTCCTGGCCGCGCGCGGTGACGGAGGTGAAGAACGGCGGCATCGACGGAGTCCACGGCGCGGTCGGCGAGCTGGGCTCGGTCGAGGCCGAGTACGCGGAGGCGTGCGAGACGGCCGCCGGGGGGCGGCTCGCGAACGTCGTCGTCGACGACGACGGGGTCGGTTCGACGTGTATCGACTACCTCAAGCGGCGGAACGCGGGGCGGGCCACCTTCCTCCCGATCACGGAGATGGACGACCGGAGCCTCCCGCGGAAGCCCTCGCTTCCGGGCGTCGTCGACTTCGCGCGGAACCTCGTCGACTACGACGCCGCGTACGCCTCGGTGTTCTCGTACGTGCTCGGCTCGACGCTCGTCGTCGAGGACATGGACACCGCCCGCGAGCTGATGGGCGACTACCGGATGGTCACTCTCGACGGCGATCTCGTCGAGAAGTCCGGCGCGATGACGGGCGGCTCCGGCGGCGGCTCGCGGTACGCGTTCACCAAGTCCGGCGGCGGGAAGCTGGAGCGGCTCGCGACCGAAATCTCGGAGCTGGAGGACGAGCGGCAGTCGCTGCAGGCCGAGATCGACGACCTCGAGGGCGACATCGACGACGCGCGCGACCGGAAGGCCGACGCCGCCGAGCGCGTCCGGTCGCTGGAGGCCGACGTCGAGCGCGCCGAGGACGACCTGTCCGACGCCGAAGAGCGCATCGACGAGCTGGAGACCGAGCTCGAGGAGCTGGAGGCCGAACGCGAGTCCGTCGACGAGGAGATGAGCGATCTGGACGCGGAGCTCGACGAGCTCGATTCGGAGATCGCGGAGTTAGAGGGCGAGATCGAGGAGATCGAGGCGGAGCTCGCCGACTCGAAGATCCCGGAGCTCTCCGAGCGCGCCGACGAGATCCGCGCCGAGATCGCGGACCTGGAAGACCGGATGAGCTCGCTCGACGGGCGGCGGAACGAGCTGGAGCTAGAGAAGGGGTACGCCGAGGACGCCGTCGACGAGCTCCACGACGCCGTCGAGGAGACGCAGAACCGGAAGGCAGAGGCGGAGGAGGCGGTCGCCGAGCACGAGGCCGCGATCGAGGAGCGGGAGGCCGACCTCGCGGAGAAGAAGGAGGCGATCGCCGACTTAGAGGAGGAGCTCACGGAGCTGAAGGCCGACCGCGAGGACCTCCGCGAGGAGATCAAGGCGGCGACCCGCGAGCGCGACGAGCAGCGCTCGCTCGTCGCCGAGGCGGAGTCCGACCTGGAGGACCTGACCGACCGCCGCGACCGGCTGGAGTGGGAGATCGACGAGCTGGAGTCGCAGGTCGGCGAGTACGACGCCGACGAGATCCCCGACCTCGACGAGGTCGAGTCGCGGATCGAGGAGCTGGAGGCCGAGATGGAGGCGTTAGAGCCCGTCAACATGCTCGCGATCGACGAGTACGACGAGGTGCAGGAGGCCCTGGATCAGCTCCAGGAGCGCCGGGACGTGCTGGTCGAGGAGCGCGACGCCATCGAGGAGCGCATCGAGGGGTACGAGGCGGCGAAGAAGGAGACGTTCATGGCGACGTTCGAGTCGATCAACGACCACTTCGAGGAGATCTTCGCGCGCCTCTCGGCCGGCAGCGGCGAGCTCCTCTTAGAGAACCCCGCGGACCCGTTCGAGGAGGGGCTGACAATGAAGGCGCAGCCCGCCGACAAGCCGGTCCAGCGGCTCGACGCGATGAGCGGCGGCGAGAAGTCGCTGACCGCCCTCTCCTTCATCTTCGCCATCCAGCGGCACAACCCCGCGCCGTTCTACGCGCTCGACGAGATCGACGCGTTCCTCGACGCGGTCAACGCCGAGCGCGTCGGCGAGATGATCGAGGAGCTGGCCGAGGACGCGCAGTTCGTCGTGGTCGGCCACCGCTCCGCGCTGTTGGAGCGCTCCGACCGCGCCATCGGCGTCACGATGCAGGGCGACAACCTCTCGGCGGTCACCGGGATGCAGTTCGGCGGCGGCGACGGTGACAGCGACGACGAGGTGACCGCGGATGACTGA
- a CDS encoding YeiH family protein gives MRVVDAARPYVPGLALLAAGALLANLVAGAVHGLQPLVVAVALGALVGNAVGTPDLAKPGVGIDKLFLETGIVLLGAAVVVEEFLAAGPTVLGMVVVAVGGGLLLAELIARVLFRLNGTTPSLLAAGASICGVSAVVAIGRVLDARGSAITFAAATVLLFDAVTLVAFPITGEWLGLTGRQFGVWAGVSMFSTGPVAAAGFAHSPEAGQWATVTKLARNSLLGGVAVAYSLAYTARSATEPGVRRLWAEFPKFLLGFLAVAAIANSGLLSPAVLESIGRVSDALFTLAFVGLGLSIRVREMREVGGAAVGAVLVHLLVVSALALAAVRWLL, from the coding sequence ATGCGCGTCGTCGACGCCGCCCGGCCGTACGTCCCCGGTCTCGCGCTGCTGGCGGCCGGGGCGCTCCTCGCGAACCTCGTCGCCGGCGCGGTCCACGGGCTCCAGCCGCTCGTCGTCGCGGTCGCGCTCGGCGCGCTCGTCGGCAACGCGGTCGGGACGCCCGATCTCGCGAAGCCGGGCGTCGGGATCGACAAGCTGTTTTTAGAGACCGGGATCGTCCTGCTCGGCGCCGCGGTCGTCGTCGAGGAGTTCCTCGCCGCGGGGCCGACCGTGCTCGGCATGGTCGTCGTCGCCGTCGGCGGGGGGCTCCTGCTGGCCGAACTGATCGCGCGCGTGCTCTTCCGGCTCAACGGGACCACGCCCTCGCTTCTGGCGGCGGGCGCGAGCATCTGCGGGGTCTCCGCGGTCGTCGCGATCGGGCGCGTGCTCGACGCGCGCGGGTCGGCGATCACGTTCGCGGCGGCGACCGTGCTCCTCTTCGACGCCGTCACGCTCGTCGCGTTCCCGATCACCGGCGAGTGGCTCGGACTCACCGGGCGCCAGTTCGGCGTCTGGGCCGGCGTGAGCATGTTCTCCACCGGCCCCGTCGCGGCCGCGGGGTTCGCCCACTCGCCGGAGGCGGGCCAGTGGGCGACCGTGACGAAGCTCGCGCGCAACTCCCTGCTTGGGGGCGTCGCCGTCGCCTACTCGCTGGCGTACACGGCGCGGTCGGCGACCGAGCCGGGCGTCCGCCGACTGTGGGCGGAGTTCCCGAAGTTCCTCCTCGGCTTCCTCGCGGTCGCCGCGATCGCGAACAGCGGGCTCCTCTCGCCGGCCGTGCTGGAGTCGATCGGGCGCGTCTCGGACGCGCTGTTCACGCTGGCGTTCGTCGGCCTCGGGCTCTCGATACGGGTCCGCGAGATGCGCGAGGTCGGCGGCGCCGCCGTCGGCGCCGTCCTCGTCCACCTGCTCGTCGTGAGCGCGCTCGCGCTGGCGGCGGTGCGGTGGCTGTTGTGA
- a CDS encoding segregation and condensation protein A, producing the protein MTEPPESAGGVPDLDLTSERDGGSRDGPLPETPGRNEPAASDGDGDARVDEADGGEPGTPGEDGEDGEDGKVEPVELLVQLAEEGEIEPWDIDIVQVTDAFLERLDETDLRTTGRALFYASVLLRMKSDGMLADDDDDDEEPAPEPWEVAMEGGAPDPADGDFDPVSELEAEMDRRLDRKSTRGSPETLDELVRELREAERGSWWKDSREYDTSESPHGYDRGTQTLDYHTGDEFRRDGEPTAGEATDRTHDEDIEEVIVEIDNVLRTHFDRGRTEVLFGEIESAGGRPFMTYLALLFMAHRGSVRLQQDDLFGDLWVKDPAAMTGESEAIAD; encoded by the coding sequence ATGACTGAGCCGCCGGAGTCGGCGGGAGGCGTCCCCGACCTCGACCTGACGAGCGAGCGCGACGGGGGGTCGCGGGACGGCCCTCTCCCGGAGACGCCCGGGCGCAACGAGCCCGCGGCGAGCGACGGGGACGGCGACGCGAGGGTCGACGAGGCGGACGGCGGGGAGCCCGGAACGCCCGGCGAGGACGGAGAGGACGGAGAGGACGGAAAAGTCGAGCCCGTCGAGCTCCTCGTCCAGCTCGCCGAGGAGGGCGAGATCGAGCCGTGGGACATCGACATCGTGCAGGTGACGGACGCCTTCTTAGAGCGACTCGACGAGACGGACCTCCGGACGACGGGGCGGGCGCTGTTCTACGCCAGCGTCCTGTTGCGGATGAAGAGCGACGGAATGCTGGCCGACGACGACGATGACGACGAAGAGCCGGCCCCGGAGCCGTGGGAGGTCGCGATGGAGGGCGGTGCGCCGGACCCCGCCGACGGCGACTTCGACCCGGTCAGCGAGTTGGAGGCGGAGATGGACCGGCGGCTCGACCGGAAGAGCACCCGGGGGTCGCCGGAGACGCTCGACGAGCTGGTCCGGGAGCTCCGCGAGGCCGAACGCGGCTCGTGGTGGAAGGACTCCCGCGAGTACGACACCTCGGAGTCGCCGCACGGGTACGACCGCGGCACGCAGACGCTCGACTACCACACGGGCGACGAGTTCCGGCGCGACGGGGAGCCGACCGCGGGCGAGGCGACCGACCGCACCCACGACGAGGACATCGAGGAGGTGATAGTGGAGATCGACAACGTCCTTCGGACCCACTTCGACCGCGGGCGCACGGAGGTGCTGTTCGGGGAGATCGAGAGCGCCGGCGGGCGCCCCTTCATGACGTACCTCGCGCTGCTGTTCATGGCCCACCGCGGCTCGGTCCGGCTCCAGCAGGACGACCTGTTCGGCGACCTGTGGGTGAAAGACCCCGCGGCGATGACCGGGGAGTCGGAAGCGATAGCGGATTAG